DNA sequence from the Cupriavidus sp. WKF15 genome:
CCCGGCAAGTGCGTCGGTCGGTCTGCCTTGATTCGCGATGGCCAGCGCGTCATGGTCGCGGCTGGTCAGCCGGGCTCCTCCGCAGGAGAAAAAAATCTCGCATGCGGGTCGCCGCGGCTCTCAGAATCCTAGATTCCGTCTATTGAAAGTCAAGGAGCACATGCTTCAGCGCAGTGCTGAACGGGACCACCAAATTCCCGGTTCTCCGGCCATCGCATGGAAGCCGGCGGCAGGCTGCGTGATCAGACCTGCTTACGGGATACTGTGCTGGCAACCAGTGCGGGCCACATTTTCAGCCGGCGGCCTGCCAGGCGCAGCACCTTGAGTGTCGAGGCAAGCAGTCGCTCGCCATGGCCGGGCCATGCTGGCTGCAACACCATGCTGGACGGCGGGCAAGGCTGCGGGAGTTCTGTAGTGCCGGAAAATTCGGGCTTTGGCGCGGGCTGTGCCAAGACTGCGTGCCCGCTGTACTGGGCCTGCAATTCATCGTAGCCGACTTCCTGAACCCCGCCGCCCCAACCTGGAAGGGCGACGGTCAACTGTCCGTATTCGCCGCGCCGGAGCAGCACGCAAGGCCTGTTCCCTGCCAGCAACAGGATGGCCGGCAGCATGGTGTCCGAGATCTCGTCGAGACTGCAATCCACCAGCTGGGTCGACAAGCCGAAATACTC
Encoded proteins:
- a CDS encoding cysteine peptidase family C39 domain-containing protein, yielding MNTPLKPGGIMGERISRVQHAPAGPALFEMPAAATARQSGAEDPLLGCLLLINRARQRPVSSIALQEWLPRQGGINLTLSLLGTAAEYFGLSTQLVDCSLDEISDTMLPAILLLAGNRPCVLLRRGEYGQLTVALPGWGGGVQEVGYDELQAQYSGHAVLAQPAPKPEFSGTTELPQPCPPSSMVLQPAWPGHGERLLASTLKVLRLAGRRLKMWPALVASTVSRKQV